A window of Prionailurus bengalensis isolate Pbe53 chromosome E1, Fcat_Pben_1.1_paternal_pri, whole genome shotgun sequence genomic DNA:
gttgaggggcgcctgggcggctcaatcagttaagcgtccaacttcggctcaggtcatcatcccgcagttcatgagttctaaccctgtccagctctgtgctgacagctcagagcctgcagtctgcttcatattgtgtccctgcccctcccccactcatgctctgtctctcaaaaaaaaaaacaaattaaaataagaaaacttgtggggcacctgggtggctcagtcaggtaagtgtcaacttttgatttcagctccggtcatgatctcatggttcgtgtggttttgagccctgcattgggctctgcattgagagagcagagcctgcttgggattctctcacccccctctctgccccttccctgtgctctcactctctcaaaataagttaaaataaacattaaaaaaaaaaaaaaaaggaaagctgccTGAGACTTTCTATGCAGGAACTGAATGCAATTGGTCAGattccaaataaaaattatgaagtttagttaaatgagtgaatatattgctaaaaatactgtttttagttTGAAAGAACTACAGAGAAAAACTGTTGGAGCTATCTAACCTTTCTGAGGTCAGTTAGTAAGAGGGGAAGGTGACCATAAACTAAGTGGGGTAAAGAAGAAAGTGTATACTCACCATTCTTATCCTTTGTGGAGAGTGtgattatttgtaattattcCACTCAGTTTAGTGGGTGTTTGGGGATTTTAAGAATTGGAGAGAGATAAGACAATGGTGAGCCACACATGCTTACTTCAACTGTTTTCCCTTCAGCAGGTACTAAAACTTAATTATAAATTACAGAACCATTTTGACAAATACAGAGTTCATGGAGGCAGGGTACAAAAGTTGAAGCTGTAGGGTGTGCAAGGGTCAAACTCTACAGCAGCCAGGAATGACAAGTGAGGGACTTGAACTCTATCTCAAATGCAAATGCTTACTCAACAAAAGCTTCTGAGCAAGAGAGACATCAACAGGTATCTTTACCAAAGAAACTTTTTATATGCAACAATGAAAATCATTACAAAGAGATTTTTACTTGCATTTATCTATTCGTTATAGCTCTTACAAGCATAACATAGCTAcaccaaataaaattttttattgtagaGAAATATTATCTCTGACATACTAAGACACTCTACCTATTAACTATTAAATTAACGGTACCTTTCTCCACCACAGGAGTCGATGACGTAACCAGAAATCAAGCCACTGGCCTGCAGTTCTTGCTGAAGTAAACCAAACCAGTGaagcctcagtcttctcaccGATTCTTTGGATATCAGAAATATCAGAGTTacttatttggaaattatataatCTATCTGGATCAAAGGGAGAGTGACTGGTTCTTGACTACTTAAATACAAGGCcatgttatttgttatttttctgtacCTTTTAACACCATCAGGTGTCTGCTTAGTGTCAGAAACAGGATGAAAACACACTCCAATCTGAGCAAGGCCATAAGGTAGCCTCCTGTTTACCAGATCCAGGCAATTAACATAGTGCTCCAAAGCACCTGTCAAAAGATAAATTCATCATCATATAAATCTATTCCATATACCCAAGTCATAAGGGTCAGTTTATAAACAAGTTAACAATATAATAATGCCAGCAAAGCGGTACAAGTAGCATGGAACTATTAAGGCAGATCTTAATTGATTACCACTTAGTTTTAGGTGGTTTCCCCACAACTTGATTTTCAAATCAATAAGAAAGTTGAAAGCATAGTACAATAAATATCTGTAAACTCTTCAGCTAGATACACCAACTGTCAACATTCTGCCACATGTTTTCTTGTTCACCCCGAAACATTTCAGCATGTGGCTCCTGAAATTATTCTCTATCATTACTGCACCATAAAATTAATCGTGATACCACAATTTCATCTAACACAtggtcaatattttattttctccagttgTCACCCAAAATGTCATTTATTGCTGTGGTTCCTGCTCTGCGTTTTTACCAGGtctctttaatctattttaatcTAGAACATGTCCCCttgctcctccctccttctctaagtTTGCTTTTAATGACATTGACTTGACTGGAGTCCAGGACAGTCATACTCAAGATCTGGCTAATTGTTTCATTAATTGGGGTAAATCATTTTTAACAGAACTAAATACTACATAGTTGATATGTAGGTCTCCTTGCATTTTAACAGGAGGAACATAATTTCAAATCATCCCATATTAATGAAACCAAATTTGATTACCTGATCAGGTAGTAATATCCATTCCCCAACAACAGCCTGCTCAACAAACTTCCACCCAACATTTTAGAATCCATTCATGATCCTGCTTGAATCATTATACTGGGGATTGCAAAATCATTAGAAGGTgacttttctgtctttccttctacACGTATTTCATAGCTTCtgtaaaaacaatgtttttccatccctttcccCTACCGACAGTCtcaactatttattttttgattaacactataaatttctggggcgcctgggtggctcagtcggttaagcctccgacttcagctcaggtcacgatctcacggtccgtgagttcgagccccgcgtcgggctctgggctgatggctcagagcctggagcctgcttccgattctgtgtctccctctctctctctgcccctcccccgttcatgctctgtctctgtctgtctcaaaaataaataaacgttaaaaaaaaaaattaaaaaaaaaaactataaatttctatttttaatgtgttataaTCTATTACTATTACTAATTAATATTCAGCTGGATTCTCCTTCAAGCCATTATCTGTGTCCTTGTGATATAATTCTACTACTCTTCAAGTAATTCTTTGCTTTCTAGCACCATAAAATGTCTCAAACTCACTTTGTACTTTCCCTGACCCAGATCTGGgattagccatttctccaagcactggttcattttaaaaatcaaagtctgGGTACTAGTTGTGTTTATTGCTATTGTCATTACTTCTAGGtcctttcaaaatgaagaaagttaagaaatgtttttcaaaattatgagGTCATACTAATATTAATACAATATTGCTGATTCAAATTTAACATTACAAAGTTTATCCTTGccttcttttatatttgtatcttttatattatatttgtatctcttttttcttaCAGCGAAAATCTTGGTTCCTAATAACCTTAACCTATCCATCTACTTGCTTTATCATCTAACATAAATGAAACAGCTTCAGAATTATATTTCCAACATTTCTATCTGGAATAAATCTAAATTCAAGAGTTCTTTGTGGTTCTTTATGCACTGAGATGACATCCCACTAAATGACAGCATTGTGTTCAAATTACTTGAGATTTCCACTTCTGATAATAGCACACTAGCCTGCTGATAAGAAAAGctggtaaagaaattaaaaaaaaaaaaatctgtttaaagaCTATCAAGGCAGTAAGGACTTGTGGGTCCAAAACATGGAGAGAAGGGTAGAGCAGAGAGGTGAACCCAACAGTTACTGTTGCTTTTTTAACGCTCAAGTAGCAGAGCTGAGAGGCTGAAATGCTGAGAACTTCCTGACAAGTTATGGGACTGGAACGTACAAAAATTGTAGTTCCGGGCTCCTGAAGGAGGAGGTGCCAAGGTAAACACTCCAGCCTTTCATGAGGGACAAAGAGCTATAGTGTAGGAGTAAAGATGAAAACACTTAAGACCAGCCTCCAATAAACTCAATCTTGAATTGCATTAAGAAGATAGGCTCCCACGATAGCTGCCTGCCGAAAGCAAAAGTAAATCctcccaggaagaagaaaacaccACCAATATCTCAATTTATCTCTCCAACTTATACACAAATTACAGAGAATATCAGGAGAAAAGTCCAATGACCAAAAGCCGGAGATACAGACACTCGAAACAGATACATCTCGGTCATTAGACACAGACTTTAAAATGTGATTGTGTTCAAGAAAGCtgatgacaagatggaggaaaagGTTTAACACGTGTAATTTGTCACAGAAGGACAGAAGAAAGAGACAATTAACAATAACAATATctggaaacaaaaacataaaagacaatAACAATATCCAGAAacataatggctgagaattttaaaaagctattcatAAGTAGAGGCTACCAAAGTTGTCCAGACgtgaaataaagaaagcaagGACCTTGGGAATAGAAAGTAGCAAACTGGGTAAGTCTGAGCTAAAAACACCAGTCAATTAAAGGATTCTGCAAATAAGTGGTTTTAAATTTGCTAAAGAAAAGGTCTGATATATCAAAAGATGTTTTGATGGATGGGCATCTAAGCGAGCtaagtttcattttctaataGGGAAGAAAACATTGATTTGTTTTGGACATAGTAACAAGTGGTGATTTAACTCCCCCAGAAAAAAGACATGGAATAATTAAAGTAGTACAACTCAGAACTGTCACAAATACTCACCAGTTTGTTTTATTAGggaaatctttaaaatatggGTACTAATTTTCAGACAACCATGGACATTGGGTTATTTTAAGTTACTTTATAGTGCCACTTAATTAAAATAGCAAGGATAGCATTTTGCAAAGATGAGAAGCTGTGGCTGCAAGTCTGTCCTGTGAAGAACcgttattttttgttattttattttattttttttcacttttttcagaaTCTCTGCTATCATGTTCTATTTGACTCCAAGGGCAAATTGTGACCTACAAATTTCTGTGTATTCACTCAAGAATTATTTATAAAGCTTTATtagtactattatttttttaactgactcAAAAATCACTTAAGGGGCACTTCAAACAACTGTAGACCAGTTTTCTGTGAGaaaaaattgggggaggggggattttCATTTTGCTCTAGAAAAATAAGCTTTTGATTAGTCTATTGTGTGTAAAATTAAAGATAACTAAGTATTTACAAACGTTTTGGTAACGTCGAACAAATGACTCACATCATTTAATTTAGGCCCGAATTCTGGAGCTGCTCAATTGAACTCTAGTGTTGTCCAGTCAAATGGACCAGTTTTCTCCATGGTAGGAAGTCAATATACCCAACTACATCAAAAAGATGAGAACCAGACAGATAATTTCCTTCCCACGTGAATACAGGGCCTGTTGCAATTCGCGAAATCTACCAAGACTGCCTTTCCACCCCATCTATTTTGAAGCATGAAATCGTGAAGCATACCGTGAAGAAGGTTCTCCCGTAGTTTCCCAGAAGTTTTTAGTAAGTTGTCAAGAAATGCTACTAGCTGTTCCTTACTCAGCTCTTTGTCTTGCAAGAGTTCGCGTAGAGTTGCTGCTGAAACTAACCTGAAGGTACTGTCCCCGGGCAGCAAAGGGCCTGGCTCATGGTGGAGGGCGTCTACCGGGAAGACCTGCTCCCTTAACACCACCACGGAGGACCACCATTCTGCCGCCAGGTTCTTCCGCAACTCTATGCCCAAGGGGCCAAAGCCGGGGTGGCACCCGCTCAGAAGAGAATGTCGGCTAAGCTGCCGCCTGCTGCCGCTGAAGAAATGCCTTCTCTGACAGATCTCTAGCAGCTCCTCGCTCCCCTCACCGGGCTCGGGGACTTCGGTCGGCTCGCTCCCCCGGGGCAGCTCCGCTTGCGACCGCAGGGGCACTCCGAAGGAGCTACTCCCTTCCGTCAAAGGCTCAGGCTGCCCCCCATCCACTCGACCTCCAAACCCAGACAATAGGCACCTGCAGACTTTCTGGCAGGCCCTGACTGCAGCACCAGAACGCATCGCCCACGGGAGTTAAACAGCAGTATCCCATTAGCTGGCTGGTCCCGGGAAACGGCCACAAACGTGAGCCCAGGAGCCAACTGCGCAGGCGCGACGGAAGTGCGCGGACGCCCGGCTGGCCACGCCCACGGAAGCGCGTCCGTGTTTCGGTTGTAGCGGCTGCAGGCCTAGGCCAGTAGCTATGGCCGGCGCAGACCCGGTACCGCTTCTCGCCTCAACCAAGTTCGGCCCCTACTTTTTAGCCATCATTAGCACCGATAAAGATCATCCTCGTCTACTTTTCACTATCGTGCTGTACCAAGTGCGCTTTGCTTTTCAAGTGTTTTGCAAATCACATCAAAATACTGTGTTCTCCAAATCGCCGTTTAAATACACCTTTTCAATTTCAGGTGTTTGCGTAAATTAACGGTTACCTCTTTTAAACTCTTAGCCCTTTGTAGATTAGAGACACAAGCTTTAGTTGAAACTCCTTGTAAATGTTACCGCTACCCCCAAAGAGCTTCTCTGCTCTCTGGGGTTGGGGTTGTGTGACAGGGAAGGGTATGGACCTTTCACACTTTGGGAGTGGTTCTCAAAAGGGAGCCCTCGGCCAGCAGTGCCTGCACCCCCTGGGAACACTTTTAGAAAAGGAGCCCTGCGACCTTTTAAACGAATCCTCCAGGTGAATGTGGAGGCACAGGGATAATCAGTGGTAGAGGCAAGTTTTCCCACTAGAGGATCCTTCCACAGGTCCATCAAAGCGTAATGCGTGATTACCGGTCTCAAAACCAAACCAGGATTACCTAGCAGGCACTTAAGACTTCACAATTTTCATTTCCACACTTAGAGCCTTTAGAATTGCCCAAATGGTGGAAAGGTGCCTCAGCCCACTGAGGAAAATTGTTGCTTCCCAAAGCCCACAACTCCAATTTCTAAGCCTCCCTTAGAGCAGTTAGGGTAACCTTGTAAGACTAATTTGGGTTAAGAGACACAAGCAACTGGATTTCACTATACTACACCAAAAGGCAGTTTGTGAAAGGAGGGTGCAATGGCTGAGGCAGTTGAATTAACCTAACaatagttaaaatttatcagGCTCAGAAAATCATTCCATACAAGCACATGTGCATTAGTTTGTAAAAAGCTTTAAGACCGTATTGCGTATTGCTTGTAATTCTATTACAAGAACTGCAAAGCTGGGCTCTATCAACGTGTTTTCCAATCAGGAAACACCAGGGAAGAGGCCTATacgcaaataaataaaagcgaGAACggggagaaaaatcacatttattagtTCAGACAACCACAGGCTGGACACAACACACATGCTAAAAAGTGGACTGTCTTAAAACTTACTTCAAAGGTAAATAGGTAAATGTTTTCCACAGCCCCacaatcatttcaataaatgtttacaaattaaaAGGCCGTTAGACATTAAAcagtaaaatatgtaataaatactcCAACCTACCCCAAAAGCTTCTTAAGTTAAAAGTCATAATGAATTTGACTAACCATGCTATTGAAAACTGTTCAGTTACTAGACAGGCTGAATCAGTTTTCAATGTATTAGTCCTAAAAATACcaatccccatcccccaccccaagcaAATTCtagttgttttacattttagagataaggCATTGACACCAATTAAAGCCTCAGTTtaataatcaaaatttaaatgaagtctCATTAAGACCTCTCCTCTCCTGACAAAAAGGAACATAAATACCAGACTGTCTGGGAAGACGTTCAGACCTATTTCTAGTCATAATTGAAATGTAGTATTAGAAAGGTTGGTGAGCCAAAATTGTATCGAAAACCACCACCCCTCCCTTGacctttctagaaataaaaaccCATGTTGACCCTAAGAAGACTTGTACAATGGTCACTGTGCTTTTGGTTATGTCGCCTCCTCTTGGTTAACTATTAACTTCAACAAGATTTTTGTTTATGAATAGACCCTCCAGTCTGAAGTCTTTAGAATTCCCTGAATTATCGGAAAGATATTCATGATTTCCCATAGAACTAGTTAAGAGCCCCAGCAAGCCTGAAGACTACAATCTACATAAACTGAAACTTAGCTCTTAGCCAAACGTCTTACAAGGTGTAAAGTTTTTAGCTTTAATCACCATTTCAGTTAATTCACAGTAGAGCCAAGAGCAAAAATATAATCTATTCTGAAACAGCAAGCTATTTGGAGCTTTTCAAATGACATTTTACAAAGGAATAAAGTCCTCCATGTTGCTCTCACATGAAGCACTTTGAGGGTGGGGCTACACAGTTGGTTATTTCCTACCTTAATCTCACTTTACCATTCTGCTACCAGGCTATTAAATGACTCACCTGATGAGGTACTTACAAAGAGCCTTGATGCAATTTTgcctaaaattataaatttaaactcATTTTACTTCTTGCAATATAAATAGACCGTTTTAAGGAGGGCCTTCTGATCTCCCCACTTCCCAAACTTATAGAAAGGAGcagtctttttagtttttatggttaaaaaaacaGACCATCTAAGCAAAGTTTTACATgacattatatatgtaaaataaagtacAATTTCCACTTAATtcagtcttcaaatattttttattggaagGCCATGCGTTGCCttcatttattgtatttcaaATCACTGTACATTTACTTGTGAAAACACTGCCTGCATTTTCTAgtacaaaaaaaacctaaaaattgtTTCAGGAATGTAGAGAAATATCCAACTTAAATAGCGAAAAAGTGCACCATAATTACTGCTGCACTGCAGTCATTTCTGCATTTCCCATGTTTCTTAAATAACTATCTTGTCTGATAACACACAATATAAAGAGCAATTATGAAAAACAGACATTTACATATACTTCTAAAGTCTTATTGAGAATATCCTGTTGGCATTGGATAACCAATCATAGGTGCAGCTGCAGTAGCAGGATATGCATATGCCTGTTGGTTCATACCATTGTGCATATTTGGAACGTTACTTCCATATTGCTGAGTGCTATCATAACCGTTCTGGTAAGTCCCTGTTGGATTACCAGTCCTAAAACTGGTCTGTATACCAGCAGACACAAAATTACTTCCAAAGCTCCCATTGGTGTAATTTGCAGCACTGTAAACACCATTCTGAGTTTTTGCCCCAAAATCTCTCTTAAGCAGACTAGAATAACCTCGGTCATAATTTTCCCTGTCTCTAAAGGTATTAAATCCACCCCTTTTGCCCGCAGAGTATCTGTCCCGACGGTCATCCTTCATGCCTCCTCTACCCCTGGAACGAcctgtcaagaaaaaaaagataattgcaTGCTGATTATTTCCATGCCACAAATCACTACTGACACAAAAAGGAATTAGGTAGCAAGTAGCTCTATTCACTCTGTAAAGTGTTTCTCAGTTTCATATTAAAGATTTTTACTCACCCGCCAATCCCATTTAAATGGATTTGTAGACCATCATGTGACCCCAAATCACCAACATTTCTTAATGAAGGTTGGTCTTACCTGAACCTCTGTCTTCGACCAACTGAAGCAACTTGGGATTAATTGCTTGATTAGCTTCACGAAGCACAGAGATAAGGTCGCTCACTTGCTTTATGTTATTAGGTGTAAAGAAAGTGTATGCTGTGCCTGTTTTGGTACTGCGAGCAGTTCTTCCAATTCGATGAATATAATCCTCTGAGGAGTTAGGGTAGTCATAATTGATGACAAATTTCACATCTTCCACATCTGTAAGGTGTTGCAGTGTGGCAAAATAGCAATGTACGGAGTTTTGCACACCACAACAGCcagaccaaaaataaaaagttagacaATTGTATTCCCAAGAAGGTACGGGCTgcaaaaaatacagttaaaatggTTATCCATTCCCTGTAGGAATACCATTGAAATTgtggagaggggggaaaaaaaaaaaaagcacacaccaTCTACCTGGATGTCTCATTACCCACCCAATGATAGACAGCCTGTCAGTAAGACGTGTATTCTCTAACATATTCCCAAACCAGCAAGTCCCCTTACAGATCGTCAAGTGACATCTGAATGCTTCTGCGCAGTAGGGCCACTTAAAGGTTCACAGCAACCTCTTCATGTGCTCATTTTGAGGacctttaaacaaaaatgtacaCGGTCCTTTGCATTACACACTCATCAGAAGTTCAAAATTCTGGCCACACTGCTTGTCTTGCCAAGACCTTACAACCGCAGCTGCAAGAAAAACATACCTGTCCCCCAAAAGTTGTTTTTATGCACTGTGTCTCGTCTAGGCAAGCGCTTCCAAGAAGCCAGGATTCACTTGAGAATGTGTCTCTCTCTGGCAGGTCTCGACATGACGACTACTGTGTAGGTGAGGGAGGAACTTTCAAAGCACTGCTTTCTTTTCCCACTGACTAAGTGTGAGAAGTTGCTCCTGCTCTAGATCTCATGTGCCAGTACTCACCAATTTGTAAAAGGCTTAGTACCTTTTAAAGCTGCTCTCTCCATTTCAAACTTGAACAAAAATTTCATTGAACATTGAAGTTTGGAAATAGTTCTTCAACATTTCAGCCAACTCACTGAAACTCAAAGACCCACAGATCACAGTAAACAGTTTGAAACAGTGCTGTACCATGGCAGTCATGCAAAGCATGGGACAGAAGAAATACCACGGCAGTGAACTGTGAGGATAACTTGCACTTTTTTCCCCCGGAGAGAACAGTTTACGGGGCAGAGGTGGTATGTTCTGCCTTTTGAAGATTACTGGCacactttcagcttttcacctcTCTAATCGACTGGAAGCAGCCAGCCGACCACTAGTCCTCCATCCCCCTCGAGTCCTCCGATTGTCATGCCTAGGCCTTGCCAAAGGCTGCACCTTTATAtgaaaaaaacttggaaaaaatgcaGAGGTTAAAGAAAGCaataaactttctttaaaaaagtatatggaGATCTTCTGGGAAACCGAGCCATGAATTCGAGTTTTTACTAACCTAGCCCTCTGGAGGCCACATCTGTAGCAATCAGAATAGGAGCTTTTCCATGTTTGaattctgtgaaagaaaaacTATCATCAATAATGTAAGAATGAcaggttttaagaaaaaaattctcattttcatttgactTACCATTTAGAACCCAGTCACGTTCCTGTTGACTCTTGTCACCATGGATACCCATGGCGGGCCAcctacattaaagaaaaactatcAGTAAGTTCACCTTTAAAACCTGATAGATTTTAGTCTGCTTAAAAAACTAATCACAATTTCCTTTAGTTTTACCTGATGTACAGTTTTATTTACACCAGATATAACTGCCATCCATGAAACTCAAATCTGTTACTTTCGATCTGTTTGCCTCTCCCTCTAAACTCAGCTCTCATACACCTGCTTCAATGGAAGAAGCCCACATACCCGTCTCTCCTCATTTTTCTAGTAAGCTCATCACATCTTCTTTTGGTTTCGACAAAAACAATGGTTTTATTCTCCTTCTCACTCATGATCTCTTCCATTAGACGAATAAGTCTTGGAAAAACAAATtgtgaattttaataaaagaagtcCACAGTTACAGACATATTCACGGTCAGTGAAATCACTAACTTCGATATACACAACTCAAGTAAAAACACCTGCTTGAACACTTATATCAAGCAATTCTATCCTTGGTCCTTAAACCATAAAGgagttccttttccttctttgctaTATGGTGATAACCAATTGCGTGAATGAAGGAAAGTATTTTAATAAGGATCGACAGACtaattttaaacaaacacacCCAACATTGCACCCAACTGAAAATCACTTTTAAGATAACCTATCAAACGGTTAACTCCTGAATTTGTACAGTGATGTTTTTAGAACAATACTTCTTCAGAAAACTTACTTTTCATCCTTTTCTACATCATGACATACATCCACAATCTGAAGAATATTGTGGTTTGCACTCAGTTCTAGTGCACCAATGTTTATGTGAATGTAGTCTTTCAGGAAATCTTCAGCAAGCTGTCTTACTTCTTTTGGCCAAGTTGCACTCCACATTAGGGTTTGCCTATCAGGCTGAAGAATTTTGGGTTAAAAAAAGCATTGTATTCTAAGAATAAATCTTTGAGATAAgtttgaaaaggaaacatttttaaaggctaACTTACTCTTATCTGATCCACAATCTTCCTTATTTGGGGTTCAAAGCCCATATCAAGCATTCTGTCTGCTTCATCAAGGACAAGGTAGGTGGTTCTTCTCAGATTGGTTTTCCCACACTCCAAAAAGTCAATCAGTCTTCCAGGTGTTGCAATACAGATTTCCACACCTTCAATGAAACACATGATGTAACTACAACACGTAGTGTAGAAGTTCTAGAACACTGACAAAATTATTGTTACGTGCCTCTCTCCAAATCACGAATTTGTGGTCCCTTTGGAGCACCACCATAGATGCAAGTGGACTTCAAGCGACATGCTCTACAGTATTCAGCAGCTACTTGCTGTACTTGTTGGGCCAGTTCCCGAGTTGGTGCCAGCACCAAGCactaaaagaaacacaaagcagaGCAGATTTTAACAGAGTCCCGGATCCTAGTTTTAAACTTACTGGCATTATGCTGGCAGGTAATTGATGTTTGCTGTAAAGACAGCTTTGTCTCCAACTAAGTTGAATAAGACAACTAACATCTCCACGTAAAAGCATGAGTTTTTTGCCACATACAAACATTTGCTACAAATCTCTCCATCATACTCCTAAGCAAAAGCTAA
This region includes:
- the DDX5 gene encoding probable ATP-dependent RNA helicase DDX5 isoform X1: MWRREKCETKGEAPPQRERRPVRDSSPGSCQLLLLFFFALYNFAIRIRSPSAGYPQFDWLAFGAPRFGGSRAGPLSGKKFGNPGEKLVKKKWNLDELPKFEKNFYQEHPDLARRTAQEVETYRRSKEITVRGHNCPKPVLNFYEANFPANVMDVIARQNFTEPTAIQAQGWPVALSGLDMVGVAQTGSGKTLSYLLPAIVHINHQPFLERGDGPICLVLAPTRELAQQVQQVAAEYCRACRLKSTCIYGGAPKGPQIRDLERGVEICIATPGRLIDFLECGKTNLRRTTYLVLDEADRMLDMGFEPQIRKIVDQIRPDRQTLMWSATWPKEVRQLAEDFLKDYIHINIGALELSANHNILQIVDVCHDVEKDEKLIRLMEEIMSEKENKTIVFVETKRRCDELTRKMRRDGWPAMGIHGDKSQQERDWVLNEFKHGKAPILIATDVASRGLDVEDVKFVINYDYPNSSEDYIHRIGRTARSTKTGTAYTFFTPNNIKQVSDLISVLREANQAINPKLLQLVEDRGSGRSRGRGGMKDDRRDRYSAGKRGGFNTFRDRENYDRGYSSLLKRDFGAKTQNGVYSAANYTNGSFGSNFVSAGIQTSFRTGNPTGTYQNGYDSTQQYGSNVPNMHNGMNQQAYAYPATAAAPMIGYPMPTGYSQ
- the DDX5 gene encoding probable ATP-dependent RNA helicase DDX5 isoform X2; this translates as MSGYSSDRDRGRDRGFGAPRFGGSRAGPLSGKKFGNPGEKLVKKKWNLDELPKFEKNFYQEHPDLARRTAQEVETYRRSKEITVRGHNCPKPVLNFYEANFPANVMDVIARQNFTEPTAIQAQGWPVALSGLDMVGVAQTGSGKTLSYLLPAIVHINHQPFLERGDGPICLVLAPTRELAQQVQQVAAEYCRACRLKSTCIYGGAPKGPQIRDLERGVEICIATPGRLIDFLECGKTNLRRTTYLVLDEADRMLDMGFEPQIRKIVDQIRPDRQTLMWSATWPKEVRQLAEDFLKDYIHINIGALELSANHNILQIVDVCHDVEKDEKLIRLMEEIMSEKENKTIVFVETKRRCDELTRKMRRDGWPAMGIHGDKSQQERDWVLNEFKHGKAPILIATDVASRGLDVEDVKFVINYDYPNSSEDYIHRIGRTARSTKTGTAYTFFTPNNIKQVSDLISVLREANQAINPKLLQLVEDRGSGRSRGRGGMKDDRRDRYSAGKRGGFNTFRDRENYDRGYSSLLKRDFGAKTQNGVYSAANYTNGSFGSNFVSAGIQTSFRTGNPTGTYQNGYDSTQQYGSNVPNMHNGMNQQAYAYPATAAAPMIGYPMPTGYSQ